Proteins from a genomic interval of Nitrospirae bacterium YQR-1:
- a CDS encoding HDOD domain-containing protein: MDKKIPIIEKLNSKILSNSDFPAMGRTVALVNKQTLSESDVSVNELANTILNDYALSNKVLKMVNTVFYIKYQLEGKINTISRAVYVLGFNQVRNAALSLMLFEHISNKATAYDLREGMVISFMTALNSNGTGMVSLRNNLKVGDTLICQT; the protein is encoded by the coding sequence ATGGATAAAAAGATACCTATAATTGAAAAGTTAAACAGTAAGATACTGTCCAATAGTGATTTTCCTGCTATGGGACGCACAGTAGCATTGGTTAACAAACAGACCTTATCCGAAAGTGACGTTTCAGTCAATGAGCTGGCCAACACCATCCTCAATGATTATGCACTTTCCAACAAAGTGTTGAAAATGGTAAACACGGTTTTTTACATAAAGTATCAACTGGAGGGTAAAATAAATACAATATCAAGGGCTGTGTATGTATTAGGGTTTAATCAGGTAAGAAACGCAGCTCTTTCGCTGATGTTATTTGAGCATATCAGCAACAAAGCAACGGCTTATGATTTGAGGGAGGGGATGGTGATCTCCTTTATGACGGCACTTAACAGCAACGGTACAGGCATGGTTTCACTGAGAAACAATTTAAAAGTCGGGGATACCCTTATATGCCAAAC